Proteins encoded by one window of Apus apus isolate bApuApu2 chromosome 17, bApuApu2.pri.cur, whole genome shotgun sequence:
- the GGA3 gene encoding ADP-ribosylation factor-binding protein GGA3 isoform X2, giving the protein MRKDKATNPSNRQEDWEYIIGFCDQINKELEGPQIAVRLLAHKIQSPQEWEAVQALTVLEACMKNCGRRFHNEVGKFRFLNELIKVVSPKYLGDRVSEKVKTKVIELLYSWTVALPEESKIKDAYYMLKRQGIVMSDPVIPADRTLIPSPPPRPKNTVFDDEEKSKLLAKLLKSKNPDDLQEANKLIKSMVKEDEARIQKVTRRLHTLEEVNNNVKLLNEMLAHYSKEESSEADRELMKELCERCETKRRTLFKLASETEDNDSSLGDILQASDNLSRVINSYKKIIEGQVISGEVDLPVMSAVEGSNSTSNLNTLIDLAGLDVTNTPPPPVPPPVLTPAPTAAPAEIPILPPPPQTFPQSRSGSSSQGEAAPSQQSSTANSLSLLDEELLCLGLNDPPPAAVKETSENKQWSMFENDQLGLDFFNPKMVTVACNPAGNPLLHHTSQTTCGTSAALPSAFTASQTAPSIPAPSSAPFVFSAGPAAPVGPPKTIPAAPGYFSSSVGSNMSHKMDALGQLLEEAKGTATQGMVTPSVFPGVTLPTTVTSTPLIGSAGLPVTAPGAPPVPFPSSCTAGSGSPLFQPASFQQQGSPMRAPEISLANVHVPLESIKPSSALPVTAYDKNGFRILLHFARECPPGRSDVLVVVVSMLNTAPLPVRNIMLQAAVPKSMKVKLQPPSGTELSPFNPIQPPAAITQVMLLANPAKEKVRLRYRLTFTLGDQPSTEVGEVDQFPPVEQWGHL; this is encoded by the exons ATGAGAAAAG ATAAAGCCACTAACCCATCTAACAGGCAAGAAGACTGGGAATACATCATTGGATTCTGTGACCAGATCAACAAAGAACTTGAAGG GCCACAGATAGCTGTGAGACTCCTGGCTCATAAAATCCAGTCACCACAGGAATGGGAGGCAGTGCAAGCCTTGACA GTGCTGGAAGCTTGTATGAAGAACTGTGGGAGAAGATTTCATAATGAAGTAGGGAAGTTCCGCTTTTTAAACGAGTTAATAAAAGTTGTGTCTCCTAAG TACCTGGGAGACCGAGTCTCAGAGAAGGTGAAGACCAAAGTCATTGAGTTGCTGTATAGCTGGACAGTGGCCTTGCCAGAAGAATCCAAAATCAAGGATGCCTACTACATGCTGAAGAGACAAG GGATCGTTATGTCTGATCCTGTGATTCCTGCAGACAGAACCTTGATTCCTTCACCTCCACCTCGTCCCAAAAACACTGTGTTTGATGATGAGGAAAAATCCAAG CTTCTAGCCAAGCTGCTGAAGAGCAAGAACCCAGATGATTTACAAGAGGCCAACAAGCTTATAAAATCCATGGTAAAAGAG GACGAGGCTCGGATTCAGAAGGTGACAAGACGCCTGCACACGCTGGAGGAAGTCAATAACAATGTGAAGCTGCTGAATGAGATGTTGGCTCATTACAGCAAAGAGGAGTCATCAGAGGCTGACAGGGAGCTCATGAAG GAGCTCTGTGAAAGGTGTGAAACCAAAAGAAGGACATTATTCAAGCTGGCCAGTGAGACAGAAGATAATGACAGCAGTCTGG GGGATATCCTGCAGGCCAGCGACAATTTATCCCGTGTGATAAATtcctataaaaaaataatagaggGGCAAGTGATCAGTGGTGAAGTGGATCTCCCTGTGATGTCTGCAGTGGAAG GGAGTAATTCCACAAGTAATCTCAACACCCTCATTGACCTTGCTGGACTGGATGTCACCAACACCCCACCACCTCCAGTGCCACCCCCTGTCCTGACACCagcccccacagcagccccagcagagatCCCCattctcccacctcctccccagaCGTTCCCGCAGTCTCGGAGCGGTTCCTCCAGCCAGGGGGAagctgccccttcccagcagagcagcacagccaacTCCCTCTCCTTGCTGGATGAAGAGCTTCTGTGCTTAG GCCTGAATGACCCACCCCCTGCAGCAGTGAAGGAGACCTCAGAAAACAAGCAGTGGAGCATGTTTGAG AATGACCAGTTGGGCCTGGATTTCTTTAACCCGAAGATGGTGACTGTTGCTTGCAACCCTGCAGGGAACCCTCTTCTCCATCACACATCACAGACCACATGTGGAACGTCAGCAGCGCTGCCCTCTGCTTTCACAGCCTCTCAGACTGCTCCCAGCATCCCAGCACCAAGCTCAGCACCATTTGTCTTCTCTGCTGGACCAGCTGCCCCTGTGGGGCCTCCTAAGACtattccagctgctcctgggtaCTTCAGCTCATCCGTGGGGAGCAATATGTCACATAAGATGGATGCATTGGGACAACTCCTTGAAGAAGCCAAAGG GACTGCCACCCAAGGCATGGTGACACCCTCAGTGTTCCCTGGGGTTACTTTGCCAACCACTGTCACCTCTACCCCATTAATAGGATCTGCAGGGCTGCCAGTCACTGcccctggagcccctccagtTCCTTTCCCAAGTAGCTGCACTGCAGGCTCAGGAAGTCCTCTCTTCCAGCCAGCATCATTCCAGCAGCAAGGCAGTCCCATGAGAGCACCTGAAATTTCTTTGGCCAATGTCCACGTTCCCTTGGAATCCATTAAACCCA GCAGTGCCCTCCCAGTGACAGCCTATGACAAGAACGGCTTCCGGATCCTCCTGCACTTTGCCCGGGAATGCCCGCCGGGAAGGTCGGAcgtgctggtggtggtggtgtccATGCTGAACACAGCACCCCTTCCCGTGAGGAACATCatgctgcaggctgctgtgccAAAG tccATGAAAGTGAAGTTACAGCCACCCTCTGGCACTGAGCTGTCTCCATTCAATCCCATCCAGCCACCTGCTGCCATCACCCAAGTCATGCTCCTGGCAAACCCTGCAAAG GAGAAGGTGAGGCTGAGGTACAGACTGACCTTCACACTGGGAGaccagcccagcacagaggtCGGTGAAGTGGATCAGTTTCCCCCAGTAGAGCAGTGGGGGCATCTATGA
- the GGA3 gene encoding ADP-ribosylation factor-binding protein GGA3 isoform X1 — MAEAEGESLESWLNKATNPSNRQEDWEYIIGFCDQINKELEGPQIAVRLLAHKIQSPQEWEAVQALTVLEACMKNCGRRFHNEVGKFRFLNELIKVVSPKYLGDRVSEKVKTKVIELLYSWTVALPEESKIKDAYYMLKRQGIVMSDPVIPADRTLIPSPPPRPKNTVFDDEEKSKLLAKLLKSKNPDDLQEANKLIKSMVKEDEARIQKVTRRLHTLEEVNNNVKLLNEMLAHYSKEESSEADRELMKELCERCETKRRTLFKLASETEDNDSSLGDILQASDNLSRVINSYKKIIEGQVISGEVDLPVMSAVEGSNSTSNLNTLIDLAGLDVTNTPPPPVPPPVLTPAPTAAPAEIPILPPPPQTFPQSRSGSSSQGEAAPSQQSSTANSLSLLDEELLCLGLNDPPPAAVKETSENKQWSMFENDQLGLDFFNPKMVTVACNPAGNPLLHHTSQTTCGTSAALPSAFTASQTAPSIPAPSSAPFVFSAGPAAPVGPPKTIPAAPGYFSSSVGSNMSHKMDALGQLLEEAKGTATQGMVTPSVFPGVTLPTTVTSTPLIGSAGLPVTAPGAPPVPFPSSCTAGSGSPLFQPASFQQQGSPMRAPEISLANVHVPLESIKPSSALPVTAYDKNGFRILLHFARECPPGRSDVLVVVVSMLNTAPLPVRNIMLQAAVPKSMKVKLQPPSGTELSPFNPIQPPAAITQVMLLANPAKEKVRLRYRLTFTLGDQPSTEVGEVDQFPPVEQWGHL, encoded by the exons ATAAAGCCACTAACCCATCTAACAGGCAAGAAGACTGGGAATACATCATTGGATTCTGTGACCAGATCAACAAAGAACTTGAAGG GCCACAGATAGCTGTGAGACTCCTGGCTCATAAAATCCAGTCACCACAGGAATGGGAGGCAGTGCAAGCCTTGACA GTGCTGGAAGCTTGTATGAAGAACTGTGGGAGAAGATTTCATAATGAAGTAGGGAAGTTCCGCTTTTTAAACGAGTTAATAAAAGTTGTGTCTCCTAAG TACCTGGGAGACCGAGTCTCAGAGAAGGTGAAGACCAAAGTCATTGAGTTGCTGTATAGCTGGACAGTGGCCTTGCCAGAAGAATCCAAAATCAAGGATGCCTACTACATGCTGAAGAGACAAG GGATCGTTATGTCTGATCCTGTGATTCCTGCAGACAGAACCTTGATTCCTTCACCTCCACCTCGTCCCAAAAACACTGTGTTTGATGATGAGGAAAAATCCAAG CTTCTAGCCAAGCTGCTGAAGAGCAAGAACCCAGATGATTTACAAGAGGCCAACAAGCTTATAAAATCCATGGTAAAAGAG GACGAGGCTCGGATTCAGAAGGTGACAAGACGCCTGCACACGCTGGAGGAAGTCAATAACAATGTGAAGCTGCTGAATGAGATGTTGGCTCATTACAGCAAAGAGGAGTCATCAGAGGCTGACAGGGAGCTCATGAAG GAGCTCTGTGAAAGGTGTGAAACCAAAAGAAGGACATTATTCAAGCTGGCCAGTGAGACAGAAGATAATGACAGCAGTCTGG GGGATATCCTGCAGGCCAGCGACAATTTATCCCGTGTGATAAATtcctataaaaaaataatagaggGGCAAGTGATCAGTGGTGAAGTGGATCTCCCTGTGATGTCTGCAGTGGAAG GGAGTAATTCCACAAGTAATCTCAACACCCTCATTGACCTTGCTGGACTGGATGTCACCAACACCCCACCACCTCCAGTGCCACCCCCTGTCCTGACACCagcccccacagcagccccagcagagatCCCCattctcccacctcctccccagaCGTTCCCGCAGTCTCGGAGCGGTTCCTCCAGCCAGGGGGAagctgccccttcccagcagagcagcacagccaacTCCCTCTCCTTGCTGGATGAAGAGCTTCTGTGCTTAG GCCTGAATGACCCACCCCCTGCAGCAGTGAAGGAGACCTCAGAAAACAAGCAGTGGAGCATGTTTGAG AATGACCAGTTGGGCCTGGATTTCTTTAACCCGAAGATGGTGACTGTTGCTTGCAACCCTGCAGGGAACCCTCTTCTCCATCACACATCACAGACCACATGTGGAACGTCAGCAGCGCTGCCCTCTGCTTTCACAGCCTCTCAGACTGCTCCCAGCATCCCAGCACCAAGCTCAGCACCATTTGTCTTCTCTGCTGGACCAGCTGCCCCTGTGGGGCCTCCTAAGACtattccagctgctcctgggtaCTTCAGCTCATCCGTGGGGAGCAATATGTCACATAAGATGGATGCATTGGGACAACTCCTTGAAGAAGCCAAAGG GACTGCCACCCAAGGCATGGTGACACCCTCAGTGTTCCCTGGGGTTACTTTGCCAACCACTGTCACCTCTACCCCATTAATAGGATCTGCAGGGCTGCCAGTCACTGcccctggagcccctccagtTCCTTTCCCAAGTAGCTGCACTGCAGGCTCAGGAAGTCCTCTCTTCCAGCCAGCATCATTCCAGCAGCAAGGCAGTCCCATGAGAGCACCTGAAATTTCTTTGGCCAATGTCCACGTTCCCTTGGAATCCATTAAACCCA GCAGTGCCCTCCCAGTGACAGCCTATGACAAGAACGGCTTCCGGATCCTCCTGCACTTTGCCCGGGAATGCCCGCCGGGAAGGTCGGAcgtgctggtggtggtggtgtccATGCTGAACACAGCACCCCTTCCCGTGAGGAACATCatgctgcaggctgctgtgccAAAG tccATGAAAGTGAAGTTACAGCCACCCTCTGGCACTGAGCTGTCTCCATTCAATCCCATCCAGCCACCTGCTGCCATCACCCAAGTCATGCTCCTGGCAAACCCTGCAAAG GAGAAGGTGAGGCTGAGGTACAGACTGACCTTCACACTGGGAGaccagcccagcacagaggtCGGTGAAGTGGATCAGTTTCCCCCAGTAGAGCAGTGGGGGCATCTATGA
- the GGA3 gene encoding ADP-ribosylation factor-binding protein GGA3 isoform X3 — MAEAEGESLESWLNKATNPSNRQEDWEYIIGFCDQINKELEGPQIAVRLLAHKIQSPQEWEAVQALTYLGDRVSEKVKTKVIELLYSWTVALPEESKIKDAYYMLKRQGIVMSDPVIPADRTLIPSPPPRPKNTVFDDEEKSKLLAKLLKSKNPDDLQEANKLIKSMVKEDEARIQKVTRRLHTLEEVNNNVKLLNEMLAHYSKEESSEADRELMKELCERCETKRRTLFKLASETEDNDSSLGDILQASDNLSRVINSYKKIIEGQVISGEVDLPVMSAVEGSNSTSNLNTLIDLAGLDVTNTPPPPVPPPVLTPAPTAAPAEIPILPPPPQTFPQSRSGSSSQGEAAPSQQSSTANSLSLLDEELLCLGLNDPPPAAVKETSENKQWSMFENDQLGLDFFNPKMVTVACNPAGNPLLHHTSQTTCGTSAALPSAFTASQTAPSIPAPSSAPFVFSAGPAAPVGPPKTIPAAPGYFSSSVGSNMSHKMDALGQLLEEAKGTATQGMVTPSVFPGVTLPTTVTSTPLIGSAGLPVTAPGAPPVPFPSSCTAGSGSPLFQPASFQQQGSPMRAPEISLANVHVPLESIKPSSALPVTAYDKNGFRILLHFARECPPGRSDVLVVVVSMLNTAPLPVRNIMLQAAVPKSMKVKLQPPSGTELSPFNPIQPPAAITQVMLLANPAKEKVRLRYRLTFTLGDQPSTEVGEVDQFPPVEQWGHL; from the exons ATAAAGCCACTAACCCATCTAACAGGCAAGAAGACTGGGAATACATCATTGGATTCTGTGACCAGATCAACAAAGAACTTGAAGG GCCACAGATAGCTGTGAGACTCCTGGCTCATAAAATCCAGTCACCACAGGAATGGGAGGCAGTGCAAGCCTTGACA TACCTGGGAGACCGAGTCTCAGAGAAGGTGAAGACCAAAGTCATTGAGTTGCTGTATAGCTGGACAGTGGCCTTGCCAGAAGAATCCAAAATCAAGGATGCCTACTACATGCTGAAGAGACAAG GGATCGTTATGTCTGATCCTGTGATTCCTGCAGACAGAACCTTGATTCCTTCACCTCCACCTCGTCCCAAAAACACTGTGTTTGATGATGAGGAAAAATCCAAG CTTCTAGCCAAGCTGCTGAAGAGCAAGAACCCAGATGATTTACAAGAGGCCAACAAGCTTATAAAATCCATGGTAAAAGAG GACGAGGCTCGGATTCAGAAGGTGACAAGACGCCTGCACACGCTGGAGGAAGTCAATAACAATGTGAAGCTGCTGAATGAGATGTTGGCTCATTACAGCAAAGAGGAGTCATCAGAGGCTGACAGGGAGCTCATGAAG GAGCTCTGTGAAAGGTGTGAAACCAAAAGAAGGACATTATTCAAGCTGGCCAGTGAGACAGAAGATAATGACAGCAGTCTGG GGGATATCCTGCAGGCCAGCGACAATTTATCCCGTGTGATAAATtcctataaaaaaataatagaggGGCAAGTGATCAGTGGTGAAGTGGATCTCCCTGTGATGTCTGCAGTGGAAG GGAGTAATTCCACAAGTAATCTCAACACCCTCATTGACCTTGCTGGACTGGATGTCACCAACACCCCACCACCTCCAGTGCCACCCCCTGTCCTGACACCagcccccacagcagccccagcagagatCCCCattctcccacctcctccccagaCGTTCCCGCAGTCTCGGAGCGGTTCCTCCAGCCAGGGGGAagctgccccttcccagcagagcagcacagccaacTCCCTCTCCTTGCTGGATGAAGAGCTTCTGTGCTTAG GCCTGAATGACCCACCCCCTGCAGCAGTGAAGGAGACCTCAGAAAACAAGCAGTGGAGCATGTTTGAG AATGACCAGTTGGGCCTGGATTTCTTTAACCCGAAGATGGTGACTGTTGCTTGCAACCCTGCAGGGAACCCTCTTCTCCATCACACATCACAGACCACATGTGGAACGTCAGCAGCGCTGCCCTCTGCTTTCACAGCCTCTCAGACTGCTCCCAGCATCCCAGCACCAAGCTCAGCACCATTTGTCTTCTCTGCTGGACCAGCTGCCCCTGTGGGGCCTCCTAAGACtattccagctgctcctgggtaCTTCAGCTCATCCGTGGGGAGCAATATGTCACATAAGATGGATGCATTGGGACAACTCCTTGAAGAAGCCAAAGG GACTGCCACCCAAGGCATGGTGACACCCTCAGTGTTCCCTGGGGTTACTTTGCCAACCACTGTCACCTCTACCCCATTAATAGGATCTGCAGGGCTGCCAGTCACTGcccctggagcccctccagtTCCTTTCCCAAGTAGCTGCACTGCAGGCTCAGGAAGTCCTCTCTTCCAGCCAGCATCATTCCAGCAGCAAGGCAGTCCCATGAGAGCACCTGAAATTTCTTTGGCCAATGTCCACGTTCCCTTGGAATCCATTAAACCCA GCAGTGCCCTCCCAGTGACAGCCTATGACAAGAACGGCTTCCGGATCCTCCTGCACTTTGCCCGGGAATGCCCGCCGGGAAGGTCGGAcgtgctggtggtggtggtgtccATGCTGAACACAGCACCCCTTCCCGTGAGGAACATCatgctgcaggctgctgtgccAAAG tccATGAAAGTGAAGTTACAGCCACCCTCTGGCACTGAGCTGTCTCCATTCAATCCCATCCAGCCACCTGCTGCCATCACCCAAGTCATGCTCCTGGCAAACCCTGCAAAG GAGAAGGTGAGGCTGAGGTACAGACTGACCTTCACACTGGGAGaccagcccagcacagaggtCGGTGAAGTGGATCAGTTTCCCCCAGTAGAGCAGTGGGGGCATCTATGA
- the GGA3 gene encoding ADP-ribosylation factor-binding protein GGA3 isoform X5, producing the protein MKNCGRRFHNEVGKFRFLNELIKVVSPKYLGDRVSEKVKTKVIELLYSWTVALPEESKIKDAYYMLKRQGIVMSDPVIPADRTLIPSPPPRPKNTVFDDEEKSKLLAKLLKSKNPDDLQEANKLIKSMVKEDEARIQKVTRRLHTLEEVNNNVKLLNEMLAHYSKEESSEADRELMKELCERCETKRRTLFKLASETEDNDSSLGDILQASDNLSRVINSYKKIIEGQVISGEVDLPVMSAVEGSNSTSNLNTLIDLAGLDVTNTPPPPVPPPVLTPAPTAAPAEIPILPPPPQTFPQSRSGSSSQGEAAPSQQSSTANSLSLLDEELLCLGLNDPPPAAVKETSENKQWSMFENDQLGLDFFNPKMVTVACNPAGNPLLHHTSQTTCGTSAALPSAFTASQTAPSIPAPSSAPFVFSAGPAAPVGPPKTIPAAPGYFSSSVGSNMSHKMDALGQLLEEAKGTATQGMVTPSVFPGVTLPTTVTSTPLIGSAGLPVTAPGAPPVPFPSSCTAGSGSPLFQPASFQQQGSPMRAPEISLANVHVPLESIKPSSALPVTAYDKNGFRILLHFARECPPGRSDVLVVVVSMLNTAPLPVRNIMLQAAVPKSMKVKLQPPSGTELSPFNPIQPPAAITQVMLLANPAKEKVRLRYRLTFTLGDQPSTEVGEVDQFPPVEQWGHL; encoded by the exons ATGAAGAACTGTGGGAGAAGATTTCATAATGAAGTAGGGAAGTTCCGCTTTTTAAACGAGTTAATAAAAGTTGTGTCTCCTAAG TACCTGGGAGACCGAGTCTCAGAGAAGGTGAAGACCAAAGTCATTGAGTTGCTGTATAGCTGGACAGTGGCCTTGCCAGAAGAATCCAAAATCAAGGATGCCTACTACATGCTGAAGAGACAAG GGATCGTTATGTCTGATCCTGTGATTCCTGCAGACAGAACCTTGATTCCTTCACCTCCACCTCGTCCCAAAAACACTGTGTTTGATGATGAGGAAAAATCCAAG CTTCTAGCCAAGCTGCTGAAGAGCAAGAACCCAGATGATTTACAAGAGGCCAACAAGCTTATAAAATCCATGGTAAAAGAG GACGAGGCTCGGATTCAGAAGGTGACAAGACGCCTGCACACGCTGGAGGAAGTCAATAACAATGTGAAGCTGCTGAATGAGATGTTGGCTCATTACAGCAAAGAGGAGTCATCAGAGGCTGACAGGGAGCTCATGAAG GAGCTCTGTGAAAGGTGTGAAACCAAAAGAAGGACATTATTCAAGCTGGCCAGTGAGACAGAAGATAATGACAGCAGTCTGG GGGATATCCTGCAGGCCAGCGACAATTTATCCCGTGTGATAAATtcctataaaaaaataatagaggGGCAAGTGATCAGTGGTGAAGTGGATCTCCCTGTGATGTCTGCAGTGGAAG GGAGTAATTCCACAAGTAATCTCAACACCCTCATTGACCTTGCTGGACTGGATGTCACCAACACCCCACCACCTCCAGTGCCACCCCCTGTCCTGACACCagcccccacagcagccccagcagagatCCCCattctcccacctcctccccagaCGTTCCCGCAGTCTCGGAGCGGTTCCTCCAGCCAGGGGGAagctgccccttcccagcagagcagcacagccaacTCCCTCTCCTTGCTGGATGAAGAGCTTCTGTGCTTAG GCCTGAATGACCCACCCCCTGCAGCAGTGAAGGAGACCTCAGAAAACAAGCAGTGGAGCATGTTTGAG AATGACCAGTTGGGCCTGGATTTCTTTAACCCGAAGATGGTGACTGTTGCTTGCAACCCTGCAGGGAACCCTCTTCTCCATCACACATCACAGACCACATGTGGAACGTCAGCAGCGCTGCCCTCTGCTTTCACAGCCTCTCAGACTGCTCCCAGCATCCCAGCACCAAGCTCAGCACCATTTGTCTTCTCTGCTGGACCAGCTGCCCCTGTGGGGCCTCCTAAGACtattccagctgctcctgggtaCTTCAGCTCATCCGTGGGGAGCAATATGTCACATAAGATGGATGCATTGGGACAACTCCTTGAAGAAGCCAAAGG GACTGCCACCCAAGGCATGGTGACACCCTCAGTGTTCCCTGGGGTTACTTTGCCAACCACTGTCACCTCTACCCCATTAATAGGATCTGCAGGGCTGCCAGTCACTGcccctggagcccctccagtTCCTTTCCCAAGTAGCTGCACTGCAGGCTCAGGAAGTCCTCTCTTCCAGCCAGCATCATTCCAGCAGCAAGGCAGTCCCATGAGAGCACCTGAAATTTCTTTGGCCAATGTCCACGTTCCCTTGGAATCCATTAAACCCA GCAGTGCCCTCCCAGTGACAGCCTATGACAAGAACGGCTTCCGGATCCTCCTGCACTTTGCCCGGGAATGCCCGCCGGGAAGGTCGGAcgtgctggtggtggtggtgtccATGCTGAACACAGCACCCCTTCCCGTGAGGAACATCatgctgcaggctgctgtgccAAAG tccATGAAAGTGAAGTTACAGCCACCCTCTGGCACTGAGCTGTCTCCATTCAATCCCATCCAGCCACCTGCTGCCATCACCCAAGTCATGCTCCTGGCAAACCCTGCAAAG GAGAAGGTGAGGCTGAGGTACAGACTGACCTTCACACTGGGAGaccagcccagcacagaggtCGGTGAAGTGGATCAGTTTCCCCCAGTAGAGCAGTGGGGGCATCTATGA
- the GGA3 gene encoding ADP-ribosylation factor-binding protein GGA3 isoform X4, protein MLKRQGIVMSDPVIPADRTLIPSPPPRPKNTVFDDEEKSKLLAKLLKSKNPDDLQEANKLIKSMVKEDEARIQKVTRRLHTLEEVNNNVKLLNEMLAHYSKEESSEADRELMKELCERCETKRRTLFKLASETEDNDSSLGDILQASDNLSRVINSYKKIIEGQVISGEVDLPVMSAVEGSNSTSNLNTLIDLAGLDVTNTPPPPVPPPVLTPAPTAAPAEIPILPPPPQTFPQSRSGSSSQGEAAPSQQSSTANSLSLLDEELLCLGLNDPPPAAVKETSENKQWSMFENDQLGLDFFNPKMVTVACNPAGNPLLHHTSQTTCGTSAALPSAFTASQTAPSIPAPSSAPFVFSAGPAAPVGPPKTIPAAPGYFSSSVGSNMSHKMDALGQLLEEAKGTATQGMVTPSVFPGVTLPTTVTSTPLIGSAGLPVTAPGAPPVPFPSSCTAGSGSPLFQPASFQQQGSPMRAPEISLANVHVPLESIKPSSALPVTAYDKNGFRILLHFARECPPGRSDVLVVVVSMLNTAPLPVRNIMLQAAVPKSMKVKLQPPSGTELSPFNPIQPPAAITQVMLLANPAKEKVRLRYRLTFTLGDQPSTEVGEVDQFPPVEQWGHL, encoded by the exons ATGCTGAAGAGACAAG GGATCGTTATGTCTGATCCTGTGATTCCTGCAGACAGAACCTTGATTCCTTCACCTCCACCTCGTCCCAAAAACACTGTGTTTGATGATGAGGAAAAATCCAAG CTTCTAGCCAAGCTGCTGAAGAGCAAGAACCCAGATGATTTACAAGAGGCCAACAAGCTTATAAAATCCATGGTAAAAGAG GACGAGGCTCGGATTCAGAAGGTGACAAGACGCCTGCACACGCTGGAGGAAGTCAATAACAATGTGAAGCTGCTGAATGAGATGTTGGCTCATTACAGCAAAGAGGAGTCATCAGAGGCTGACAGGGAGCTCATGAAG GAGCTCTGTGAAAGGTGTGAAACCAAAAGAAGGACATTATTCAAGCTGGCCAGTGAGACAGAAGATAATGACAGCAGTCTGG GGGATATCCTGCAGGCCAGCGACAATTTATCCCGTGTGATAAATtcctataaaaaaataatagaggGGCAAGTGATCAGTGGTGAAGTGGATCTCCCTGTGATGTCTGCAGTGGAAG GGAGTAATTCCACAAGTAATCTCAACACCCTCATTGACCTTGCTGGACTGGATGTCACCAACACCCCACCACCTCCAGTGCCACCCCCTGTCCTGACACCagcccccacagcagccccagcagagatCCCCattctcccacctcctccccagaCGTTCCCGCAGTCTCGGAGCGGTTCCTCCAGCCAGGGGGAagctgccccttcccagcagagcagcacagccaacTCCCTCTCCTTGCTGGATGAAGAGCTTCTGTGCTTAG GCCTGAATGACCCACCCCCTGCAGCAGTGAAGGAGACCTCAGAAAACAAGCAGTGGAGCATGTTTGAG AATGACCAGTTGGGCCTGGATTTCTTTAACCCGAAGATGGTGACTGTTGCTTGCAACCCTGCAGGGAACCCTCTTCTCCATCACACATCACAGACCACATGTGGAACGTCAGCAGCGCTGCCCTCTGCTTTCACAGCCTCTCAGACTGCTCCCAGCATCCCAGCACCAAGCTCAGCACCATTTGTCTTCTCTGCTGGACCAGCTGCCCCTGTGGGGCCTCCTAAGACtattccagctgctcctgggtaCTTCAGCTCATCCGTGGGGAGCAATATGTCACATAAGATGGATGCATTGGGACAACTCCTTGAAGAAGCCAAAGG GACTGCCACCCAAGGCATGGTGACACCCTCAGTGTTCCCTGGGGTTACTTTGCCAACCACTGTCACCTCTACCCCATTAATAGGATCTGCAGGGCTGCCAGTCACTGcccctggagcccctccagtTCCTTTCCCAAGTAGCTGCACTGCAGGCTCAGGAAGTCCTCTCTTCCAGCCAGCATCATTCCAGCAGCAAGGCAGTCCCATGAGAGCACCTGAAATTTCTTTGGCCAATGTCCACGTTCCCTTGGAATCCATTAAACCCA GCAGTGCCCTCCCAGTGACAGCCTATGACAAGAACGGCTTCCGGATCCTCCTGCACTTTGCCCGGGAATGCCCGCCGGGAAGGTCGGAcgtgctggtggtggtggtgtccATGCTGAACACAGCACCCCTTCCCGTGAGGAACATCatgctgcaggctgctgtgccAAAG tccATGAAAGTGAAGTTACAGCCACCCTCTGGCACTGAGCTGTCTCCATTCAATCCCATCCAGCCACCTGCTGCCATCACCCAAGTCATGCTCCTGGCAAACCCTGCAAAG GAGAAGGTGAGGCTGAGGTACAGACTGACCTTCACACTGGGAGaccagcccagcacagaggtCGGTGAAGTGGATCAGTTTCCCCCAGTAGAGCAGTGGGGGCATCTATGA